CACCTTAAGCTGCAGGTCTAGGTCCATATCCCCCCACATCCTGATCTCCATATCTTTGTGGGAGATGAGGAGGTCCGGGAAGGAGACCTTCCCTCTCTGGACGATAAAGGAGGTGGATAGATCTTCAAAGGTAGTCTTCTCCTTCTCCCACCCCTTACCGCCCAGGGCTCGCACTATCTGGGCGACGATGTTCAACCAGGACAACTCCCCCTCCCTTACTCGAATCTTACCCTTGCCTGTGAGATCCCTCTTTAGGGAGGCGAGAGAACCCCCTTTCCCTTCTAGAGACATACGCCCATAAAGCCTCCCTTTCATCATTCCCTTCCATGAGGTGAGGTCACTCAGGACGGCATTGACGTCTACCCCTGTTATTTGGGTCTTAATTTGGAAGGGGAAAGAGTCTTTTCCCCTATCGATCCCCCCGGAGCCCCCCAACTTTCCCTTGAAGGCTGCCAAAGAGAACTTCTCTATCTTCAATTCACCCCCCTTCATCTCTTCTCCAGCGAGGAATAGATCCTGGAAACCAACTCCCTGAAACCTCCCTTCCTTCACCCTGAACATCCCCTTTACATTGAGCCTGTTGCGCTTTGTGGCCTTTCCCCCCTTTTTAGTTCTTCTCTCCTGGGGAATTTCTTTCTCCCCTTCTTCCTTTTTATTTCGAACTAGAGCGATCTCCATTTGGGAGGAGTTGGCTTCCAGGGAGAGGACG
The sequence above is drawn from the Deltaproteobacteria bacterium genome and encodes:
- a CDS encoding AsmA-like C-terminal region-containing protein, which translates into the protein VLSLEANSSQMEIALVRNKKEEGEKEIPQERRTKKGGKATKRNRLNVKGMFRVKEGRFQGVGFQDLFLAGEEMKGGELKIEKFSLAAFKGKLGGSGGIDRGKDSFPFQIKTQITGVDVNAVLSDLTSWKGMMKGRLYGRMSLEGKGGSLASLKRDLTGKGKIRVREGELSWLNIVAQIVRALGGKGWEKEKTTFEDLSTSFIVQRGKVSFPDLLISHKDMEIRMWGDMDLDLQLKVEGEAHLPPSATKDLSGKGWRYFKDEGGRLTIPFTLRGDLKNPEVGISTRFIERGIEGVLEEFLRKKLR